From one Pseudomonas sp. B21-048 genomic stretch:
- the rng gene encoding ribonuclease G produces the protein MSEEILINITPMESRVAVVENGVLQEVHVERTQKRGIVGNIYKGKVVRVLPGMQAAFVDIGLDRAAFIHASEISLREGPTVESISALVHEGQSLVVQVTKDPIGSKGARLTTQLSIPSRYLVYMPRTAHVGISLKIEDEAERERLKQVVTDCVAKEGIKEAGGFILRTAAEGAGADEILMDIRYLRRLWDQISDQIKTISAPSVIYEDLGLALRTLRDLVSPKIEKIRIDSRETFQKTTQFVAELMPEIADRLEHYPGERPIFDLYGVEDEIQKALERKVPLKSGGYLVVDPAEAMSTIDVNTGAFVGHRNLEETIFKTNLEAATAIARQLRLRNLGGIIIIDFIDMEDEEHQRQVLRTLEKQLERDHAKTNIIGITELGLVQMTRKRTRESLEQVLCEPCSSCQGRGKLKTPETVCYEIFREILREARAYQAEGYRVLANQKVVDRLLDEESGNVAELEGFIGRTIRFQVETMYSQEQYDVVLL, from the coding sequence ATGAGTGAAGAGATCCTGATCAACATCACGCCGATGGAATCGCGCGTGGCGGTGGTTGAAAACGGTGTGTTGCAAGAAGTGCATGTCGAACGCACGCAAAAACGCGGGATCGTCGGCAACATCTATAAAGGCAAGGTGGTGCGGGTATTGCCGGGCATGCAGGCCGCCTTCGTCGATATCGGACTGGACCGTGCCGCGTTCATTCACGCCTCGGAAATCTCCCTGCGCGAAGGCCCGACGGTGGAGAGCATCAGCGCGCTGGTTCATGAAGGTCAGAGCCTGGTGGTGCAAGTCACCAAGGACCCGATCGGCTCCAAAGGCGCGCGCCTGACGACGCAATTGTCGATTCCGTCGCGTTATCTGGTGTACATGCCGCGTACTGCCCACGTCGGCATTTCCCTGAAGATCGAGGACGAAGCCGAGCGCGAACGCCTCAAACAAGTGGTCACCGACTGTGTGGCCAAAGAAGGCATCAAGGAAGCCGGCGGGTTTATTCTGCGTACCGCAGCCGAAGGGGCCGGGGCCGATGAAATCCTCATGGACATCCGCTACCTGCGCAGGCTCTGGGACCAGATCAGCGACCAGATCAAGACCATCAGCGCACCAAGCGTGATCTACGAAGACCTTGGCCTGGCATTGCGCACCTTGCGTGACCTGGTGAGCCCGAAGATCGAGAAGATCCGCATCGACTCCCGGGAAACCTTCCAGAAAACCACGCAGTTCGTCGCCGAACTGATGCCGGAAATCGCTGACCGCCTGGAGCATTATCCAGGCGAACGGCCGATCTTCGACCTGTATGGCGTCGAAGACGAAATCCAGAAAGCCCTGGAACGCAAGGTGCCGCTCAAATCGGGCGGTTATCTGGTAGTCGATCCGGCGGAAGCCATGAGCACCATCGACGTCAATACCGGGGCCTTTGTCGGTCATCGCAACCTCGAAGAAACCATCTTCAAGACCAACCTCGAAGCCGCCACCGCCATTGCCCGTCAGCTGCGTCTGCGTAACCTGGGCGGGATCATCATCATCGACTTCATCGACATGGAAGATGAAGAACATCAGCGTCAGGTGTTGCGCACCCTCGAGAAACAACTGGAACGCGATCACGCCAAGACCAACATCATCGGCATCACCGAGTTGGGCCTGGTGCAGATGACCCGCAAGCGCACCCGCGAAAGTCTTGAGCAAGTGCTGTGCGAACCGTGCAGCAGTTGCCAGGGGCGCGGCAAACTCAAGACTCCGGAAACCGTGTGCTACGAGATCTTCCGCGAAATCCTGCGTGAGGCCCGGGCCTATCAGGCCGAAGGCTATCGGGTGCTGGCAAATCAGAAAGTGGTCGACCGTTTGCTTGATGAAGAATCGGGCAACGTCGCCGAGCTCGAAGGCTTTATCGGACGTACCATTCGGTTCCAGGTGGAAACCATGTATTCCCAGGAACAATACGACGTGGTGTTGCTCTGA